One window of the Vigna radiata var. radiata cultivar VC1973A chromosome 1, Vradiata_ver6, whole genome shotgun sequence genome contains the following:
- the LOC106774165 gene encoding ERAD-associated E3 ubiquitin-protein ligase component HRD3A has translation MSRPKWFFLSLALSLSLLTLSRSVAARQFVLVLSQEDFKDDPGAEPDSSAEWDELGDGDSHKSEEDLDPGSWRPIFEPPSGDPQPLSESDAAYYSAVDKLMSGNPALIEDGAAEIADAAETGHPAAQSVLGFLWEMGLLRERSKGKAFLYHHFAAEGGNMQSKMALAYKYTRQDMFDKAVNLYAELAEVAVNNFLISKDSPVIEPVRLHNGAEENKEALRKSKGEEDEDFQILEYQAQKGNAAAMYKVGLFYYFGLRGLRRDHSKALSWFLKAVEKGEPRSMELLGEIYARGAGVERNYTKAFEWLTLASRHQLYSAYNGMGYLYVKGYGVDQKNYTKAKEYFEKAAENDEVGGHYNLGVMYLKGIGVKRDVKLACKFFVVAANNGQPKAFYQLAKIFHNGVGFKKNIHLATALYKLVAERGPWSSLSRWALESYLKGDLGKAFMLYSRMAEMGYEVAQSNAAWILDKYGERSMCMGESGFCTDAERHQRAHSLWWQASEQGNEHAALLIGDAYYYGRGTARDYERAAEAYMHAKSQSNAQAMFNLGYMHEHGQGLPFDLHLAKRYYDEALDHDRAAKLPVTLALSSLWIRKNYADSFMVHVIDSLPELYPKLEAWVENVLMEEGNATILTLFACLITVLYLRERQRRQAGVAAGEMAQPNLPNELGVPAL, from the exons ATGTCTCGCCCCAAGTGGTTTTTCCTCTCTCTCGcgctctctctttctctcctcACTCTCTCTCGCTCCGTCGCCGCACGCCAATTCGTGCTCGTGCTCTCTCAGGAAGACTTCAAGGACGACCCAGGCGCCGAACCCGATTCCTCCGCCGAATGGGACGAGCTCGGCGATGGAGACTCTCACAAATCCGAGGAGGACCTCGACCCTGGTTCATGGCGCCCCATCTTCGAGCCCCCCTCCGGAGACCCCCAGCCTCTCTCGGAATCCGATGCCGCCTACTACTCCGCCGTCGACAAGCTCATGTCTGGTAACCCCGCTCTCATTGAGGACGGCGCAGCAGAGATCGCTGACGCAGCCGAGACCGGCCATCCTGCCGCGCAATCGGTTCTAGGGTTTTTGTGGGAAATGGGGCTTTTGAGAGAGCGAAGCAAGGGGAAGGCGTTTTTATATCACCACTTCGCCGCCGAGGGCGGCAACATGCAGTCCAAGATGGCTTTGGCTTATAAGTACACGCGTCAAGAC ATGTTTGACAAAGCTGTTAATCTGTATGCTGAATTAGCTGAAGTGGCAGTGAATAATTTTCTGATTTCGAAAGATTCTCCCGTGATTGAACCGGTTAGGCTCCACAATGGGGCCGAGGAGAACAAGGAGGCTCTGAGAAAATCAAAGGGGGAAGAGGATGAGGACTTTCAGATACTGGAGTATCAAGCCCAGAAGGGGAATGCTGCTGCCATGTACAAAGTTGGCCTCTTTTATTACTTTGGCCTTAGGGGATTGAGGCGTGACCATTCCAAGGCGCTGTCGTGGTTTTTGAAGGCTGTGGAGAAGGGAGAGCCCCGATCTATGGAGCTTCTTGGAGAGATCTATGCTAGGGGAGCAGGTGTTGAGAGAAACTACACCAAAGCGTTTGAGTGGCTCACGCTTGCTTCCAGGCACCAACTGTATTCTGCTTATAATGGGATGGGATATTTGTATGTCAAAGGCTATGGAGTTGACCAGAAGAATTACACTAAA GCAAAGGAGTATTTTGAAAAGGCTGCAGAGAATGACGAGGTCGGGGGGCACTATAACTTGGGTGTCATGTATCTCAAGGGGATTGGAGTTAAGAGGGATGTTAAGCTGGCTTGCAAGTTCTTTGTGGTGGCTGCTAACAATGGTCAACCAAAAGCGTTCTACCAGTTGGCTAAGATTTTCCACAATGGTGTTGGGTTCAAGAAGAACATTCACTTG GCTACTGCACTGTACAAACTAGTTGCAGAGCGGGGTCCCTGGAGTTCTTTGTCTAGATGGGCTCTAGAGTCATACTTAAAAGGTGATCTTGGCAAGGCATTTATGTTGTATTCAAGAATGGCTGAGATGGGGTATGAGGTGGCACAAAGTAATGCTGCTTGGATTCTTGATAAATATGGGGAACGTAGCATGTGCATGGGTGAATCTGGATTTTGCACTGATGCAGAAAGGCATCAGAGGGCACATTCTCTGTGGTGGCAAGCTTCTGAGCAGGGTAATGAACATGCTGCTTTACTCATTGGAGATGCATATTACTATGGTCGG GGTacggccagggattatgagcgAGCTGCTGAAGCTTACATGCATGCCAAATCACAATCTAATGCACAAGCCATGTTCAATCTTGGATACATGCATGAGCATGGTCAAGGACTTCCATTTGACCTTCATCTAGCCAAGCGGTACTATGATGAAGCTCTGGATCATGATCGTGCCGCAAAGTTGCCAGTAACACTGGCTCTTTCAAGCTTGTGGATTCGTAAGAACTATGCTGATAGTTTCATG GTCCACGTGATTGATTCATTGCCAGAACTGTATCCTAAATTAGAAGCTTGGGTGGAGAATGTGCTCATGGAGGAGGGAAATGCTACCATTTTGACCCTCTTTGCATGCCTCATAACTGTGCTATATCTCCGCGAGAGGCAACGAAGGCAAGCTGGTGTTGCAGCCGGAGAGATGGCTCAACCAAATCTCCCCAACGAGCTCGGTGTACCTGCACTCTAG
- the LOC106767833 gene encoding uncharacterized protein At3g17950 isoform X1 gives MKQEHSIMLDPATELLPPPSSPTNSSISSSDLDTESTGSFFHDRSTTLGTLMGVSFPAITFRASDSHPHSTISAAAAVGGSQRAAESKKKKAIVAAERRRKWWWLCRDGNARPASLGEFLEVERRCGDGAFFGTAAELEGMVMDSPRNHGRALFSDGRVLPPSSVDDGASTAGSICSRFPVLLTGICSGGAG, from the exons ATGAAGCAG GAACACTCAATAATGCTAGATCCAGCCACTGAACTGCTGCCACCACCATCTTCACCCACCAATTCATCCATTTCCTCCTCTGATCTTGACACCGAG TCTACGGGATCCTTCTTCCATGACAGAAGCACTACACTGGGCACTCTTATGGGTGTCAGCTTCCCGGCCATTACCTTCAGAGCCTCCGACAGCCATCCACATTCAACCAtctccgccgccgccgccgTGGGTGGCTCCCAGAGGGCTGCAGAGTCTAAGAAGAAGAAGGCCATCGTGGCTGCGGAGCGCCGGCGGAAGTGGTGGTGGCTGTGTAGGGATGGCAACGCGAGGCCGGCTTCTCTCGGTGAGTTTCTTGAGGTGGAACGGCGGTGCGGCGATGGCGCGTTTTTTGGTACGGCGGCGGAACTTGAAGGAATGGTGATGGATTCACCAAGGAACCACGGCCGGGCTTTGTTCTCAGACGGGAGGGTTCTTCCTCCGTCGAGCGTTGACGACGGAGCATCGACGGCGGGAAGTATTTGCAGTAGATTTCCAGTTTTGCTCACCGGGATCTGCAGCGGCGGCGCCGGATAA
- the LOC106773150 gene encoding uncharacterized protein LOC106773150, with amino-acid sequence MGNAASCTPSLTANGVFKVLFLDGRLESYTKPIRAAELMLEYPGQFVCDSTYLKVGHRIQGLLADEELERRKFYFLLPMELLYSVLTHEEMSSLNYKASRATKHASFNNLGKIFPVFSEFCMFPSELKRLEAANQVIREPEPVERYSKQRSWRPALETIDETP; translated from the coding sequence ATGGGCAACGCAGCTTCTTGCACACCTTCCTTGACAGCCAATGGGGTCTTCAAGGTGTTGTTCTTGGATGGGAGGTTAGAGTCCTATACAAAACCAATCAGAGCTGCAGAACTGATGCTAGAATACCCTGGACAGTTTGTTTGTGACTCTACCTACCTCAAAGTGGGACACCGCATTCAAGGGCTGTTAGCTGATGAAGAACTCGAAAGGCGCAAATTTTACTTCCTTCTACCGATGGAGCTTCTCTACTCTGTGCTAACCCATGAAGAAATGAGCTCCCTTAATTACAAAGCATCAAGGGCAACCAAGCATGCAAGCTTTAACAACCTGGGAAAGATTTTTCCAGTTTTCAGTGAATTTTGCATGTTCCCTTCGGAGCTTAAGAGATTAGAAGCTGCGAATCAGGTGATAAGGGAGCCAGAACCAGTTGAAAGGTACTCCAAACAGAGATCTTGGAGACCAGCGCTGGAAACCATTGATGAAACTCCATGA
- the LOC106773143 gene encoding uncharacterized protein LOC106773143, which translates to MAYVQYGNANCNSLFQKFAIFHVGTSALPFFKPGVNSCTVFNRVIPLCLNGKRSFALSENRVNWKLPKKERFSIPTSRNSSNPSGSTDEPSKETEKTPFGYTRKDVLLIGVGVTLLGIGLKSGLEFAGVDSLQAGNVVQLVLVLGLTVGWILTYVFRVSNKEMTYAQQLRDYESKVMEKRLESLTEAELQALLEEVEEEKRR; encoded by the exons ATGGCTTATGTTCAGTATGGAAATGCAAATTGCAACTCTTTATTCCAAAAGTTTGCAATTTTCCATGTTGGTACTTCTGCTTTGCCATTCTTCAAGCCGGGGGTAAACTCTTGTACAGTTTTTAACAGAG TAATTCCCCTGTGCTTAAACGGAAAGAGGAGTTTTGCTTTGTCAGAAAATAGAGTTAATTGGAAGTTGCCAAAGAAAGAGagattctctatccctacaagTAGAAATTCTTCCAACCCTAGTGGAAGCACGGATGAACCCTCTAAAGAGACAGAG AAGACACCATTTGGATATACAAGGAAAGATGTCCTGTTAATTGGAGTTGGGGTTACTTTACTTGGCATTGGCTTAAAAAGTGGATTAGAG TTTGCTGGAGTTGATTCACTACAAGCAGGAAATGTGGTTCAGCTAGTTCTGGTTTTGGGCCTCACAGTTGGGTGGATCTTAACATATGTGTTCAGAGTTTCAAACAAGGAAATGACATATGCACAACAACTACGTGACTATGAAAGTAAAGTAATGGAG AAGCGTTTAGAGTCCCTAACAGAAGCAGAGCTACAAGCACTGCTTgaagaagttgaggaagagaaGAGACGCTAG
- the LOC106767833 gene encoding uncharacterized protein At3g17950 isoform X2: protein MLDPATELLPPPSSPTNSSISSSDLDTESTGSFFHDRSTTLGTLMGVSFPAITFRASDSHPHSTISAAAAVGGSQRAAESKKKKAIVAAERRRKWWWLCRDGNARPASLGEFLEVERRCGDGAFFGTAAELEGMVMDSPRNHGRALFSDGRVLPPSSVDDGASTAGSICSRFPVLLTGICSGGAG, encoded by the exons ATGCTAGATCCAGCCACTGAACTGCTGCCACCACCATCTTCACCCACCAATTCATCCATTTCCTCCTCTGATCTTGACACCGAG TCTACGGGATCCTTCTTCCATGACAGAAGCACTACACTGGGCACTCTTATGGGTGTCAGCTTCCCGGCCATTACCTTCAGAGCCTCCGACAGCCATCCACATTCAACCAtctccgccgccgccgccgTGGGTGGCTCCCAGAGGGCTGCAGAGTCTAAGAAGAAGAAGGCCATCGTGGCTGCGGAGCGCCGGCGGAAGTGGTGGTGGCTGTGTAGGGATGGCAACGCGAGGCCGGCTTCTCTCGGTGAGTTTCTTGAGGTGGAACGGCGGTGCGGCGATGGCGCGTTTTTTGGTACGGCGGCGGAACTTGAAGGAATGGTGATGGATTCACCAAGGAACCACGGCCGGGCTTTGTTCTCAGACGGGAGGGTTCTTCCTCCGTCGAGCGTTGACGACGGAGCATCGACGGCGGGAAGTATTTGCAGTAGATTTCCAGTTTTGCTCACCGGGATCTGCAGCGGCGGCGCCGGATAA
- the LOC106763851 gene encoding ABC transporter I family member 17, which produces MSSLLDDCREHLLEVDANAKPKFQIKNLTRVSDGGVSILKGINLDIPKGVIVGVIGPSGSGKSTLLRALNRLWEPPSASVFLDGQDITHLDVLSLRRKVGMLFQLPALFQGTAADNVRYGPRLRGKKLTDDEVRKLLAMADLDASFMDKSGDELSVGQAQRVALARTLANSPEVLLLDEPTSALDPISTENIEDALMKLNKNRGMTVIMVSHSIKQIQRIADIVCLLVDGEIVEVLKPDKLSEAKHPMARRFLELSS; this is translated from the exons ATGTCTTCTCTCCTAG ATGATTGCAGGGAACACTTATTGGAAGTGGATGCAAATGCCAAACCCAAATTCCAGATAAAAAATCTCACCAGAGTTTCCGACGGTGGGGTTTCAATCCTCAAAGGCATCAACCTTGACATCCCAAAGGGTGTCATCGTTGGGGTCATAGGCCCCAGCGGCAGCGGCAAGTCAACGCTGTTAAGAGCCTTGAACCGCCTCTGGGAACCCCCCTCCGCCTCCGTCTTCCTCGATGGCCAAGACATCACCCATCTCGACGTTCTCTCCCTCCGCCGGAAAGTCGGCATGCTCTTTCAACTCCCCGCCCTCTTTCAAG GCACAGCTGCTGACAACGTGAGGTATGGACCACGGCTTAGAGGGAAAAAGCTAACTGATGATGAGGTGCGAAAGTTGCTGGCAATGGCGGACTTAGATGCTTCTTTCATGGATAAGTCCGGGGATGAACTCTCTGTGGGTCAAGCGCAAAGGGTTGCACTTGCTAGGACTTTAGCTAATTCACCGGAG GTTTTGTTGTTAGATGAGCCTACTAGTGCGTTAGATCCTATATCGACAGAAAACATAGAGGATGCCCTGATGAAGCTGAACAAGAACAGGGGCATGACAGTGATCATGGTTTCTCATAGCATCAAACAGATCCAGAGGATCGCAGACATAGTGTGCCTGCTTGTTGATGGTGAAATTGTTGAAGTTCTGAAGCCTGATAAACTCTCCGAGGCCAAGCATCCCATGGCACGAAGGTTTCTTGAACTCAGTTCTTAG